The Acidobacteriota bacterium genome includes a region encoding these proteins:
- a CDS encoding radical SAM protein has product MPSVLLINPPVAKPCEPPAGLVRLAGFLASSGVPVTVWDAGLEGVLHALATAPAGSDTWTRRAARSRERHLALLRSPDGCRNRARYARAVADLEHLAGRAGEGSGFTPGLADCTHAELSPARSRDLIRVAENPGLFPLAPFLRRRLSELLDTHSPELAGVSLTYRNQAFGAFALLGLLSRECPRLPVLVGGGLVTSWSARQPLDRLFAGLAERFVAGPGEPALASRLGLTPGHGPGVSDPSGFPMDRYLAPGTVVPYGPSSGCWWGRCRFCPETAEGNHHHALPARKVVADLQALATRWRPSLFHLADNALSPALLEALATDPPGAPWYGFARFTEALAEPGFAAALAESGCVMLQLGLESGDPGVLEAMGKGIGLETASRVLRTLHGAGIATYVYLLFGTPWESLAEARRTLDFTAAHAGTVGFLNLALFNLPLGSPDTAALGLRPFSEGDLSLYADFDHPRGFGRAAVRRFLDREFRAHPAVRPILARTPPVFTSNHAPFFAMADAKAQGRA; this is encoded by the coding sequence ATGCCGTCGGTCCTGCTCATCAACCCGCCCGTGGCCAAGCCGTGTGAACCGCCGGCGGGGCTGGTGCGTCTCGCCGGGTTCCTCGCGTCGAGCGGTGTCCCCGTCACCGTGTGGGATGCCGGCCTGGAGGGAGTGCTTCACGCCTTGGCCACGGCGCCTGCCGGGAGCGACACCTGGACCCGGCGGGCGGCGCGCAGCCGGGAACGCCACCTCGCCCTGCTGCGCTCCCCCGACGGCTGCCGGAACCGCGCGCGGTACGCCCGGGCCGTGGCCGACCTGGAGCATCTGGCCGGCCGGGCGGGTGAGGGGAGCGGCTTCACCCCGGGCCTCGCCGACTGCACCCACGCGGAGCTTTCCCCGGCCCGTTCCCGGGACCTCATCCGCGTGGCCGAGAACCCCGGCCTTTTCCCGTTGGCTCCCTTCCTGCGCCGGCGGCTGAGCGAACTGCTGGACACCCACTCCCCGGAGTTGGCGGGGGTCTCCCTGACCTACCGCAACCAGGCCTTCGGGGCCTTCGCCCTCCTCGGCCTCCTAAGCCGGGAGTGCCCGCGGCTGCCGGTGCTGGTGGGCGGGGGGCTCGTGACGTCCTGGTCGGCGCGGCAGCCCCTGGACCGCCTCTTTGCGGGCCTTGCCGAGCGCTTCGTGGCCGGCCCCGGAGAGCCGGCCCTGGCGTCCCGCCTGGGGCTGACGCCGGGTCACGGACCGGGGGTCTCCGACCCGTCCGGGTTCCCGATGGACCGGTACCTCGCGCCGGGGACGGTGGTCCCCTACGGCCCGTCGTCGGGCTGCTGGTGGGGCCGGTGCCGCTTCTGCCCCGAGACCGCCGAGGGGAACCACCATCACGCCCTGCCGGCCCGCAAGGTTGTGGCGGACCTGCAGGCCCTGGCGACCCGCTGGCGGCCGTCCCTCTTTCACCTGGCGGACAACGCCCTCTCGCCCGCCCTCCTGGAGGCCCTGGCCACGGACCCGCCCGGCGCACCCTGGTACGGCTTCGCCCGGTTCACCGAGGCCCTGGCGGAGCCGGGCTTCGCGGCCGCCCTGGCGGAATCCGGGTGCGTAATGCTCCAGCTCGGCCTGGAGTCGGGGGACCCGGGCGTGCTGGAGGCCATGGGGAAGGGGATCGGTCTCGAGACCGCCTCCCGGGTGCTGAGGACCCTTCACGGGGCCGGCATCGCCACCTACGTCTACCTCCTGTTCGGGACCCCTTGGGAATCCCTCGCAGAGGCCCGGCGCACCCTGGATTTCACGGCCGCCCACGCCGGGACCGTCGGCTTCCTGAACCTGGCCCTCTTCAACCTGCCCCTCGGCTCACCCGACACGGCCGCCCTCGGCCTCCGGCCCTTCTCCGAGGGCGACCTCTCCCTCTACGCCGACTTCGACCACCCCCGGGGCTTCGGCCGGGCGGCGGTGCGGCGCTTCCTCGACCGGGAGTTCCGGGCCCACCCGGCCGTGCGTCCGATTCTCGCGCGAACGCCGCCGGTCTTCACCTCCAACCACGCGCCGTTTTTCGCCATGGCGGACGCGAAGGCACAGGGGAGAGCCTGA
- a CDS encoding DUF4143 domain-containing protein: MREPKLYFDDTGLVRGNEGVRLENLVAVCLLKASPHLHDTTGSAVSLHYLKTREGREVDFALARENRLEALMEVKRSSREPSRQLRWFSARFPGVPALLLSEHQTRELRDGEIRVHPVGDYLAGLAL; encoded by the coding sequence CTGCGGGAACCCAAGCTCTACTTCGACGACACCGGCCTGGTCCGGGGGAACGAGGGGGTCCGGCTCGAAAACCTCGTCGCGGTCTGCCTGCTCAAAGCCTCTCCTCATTTGCACGACACCACCGGCAGCGCGGTCTCCCTTCATTACCTGAAGACGCGGGAAGGCCGGGAGGTCGACTTCGCCCTGGCGCGAGAGAACCGGCTCGAGGCCCTGATGGAGGTCAAGCGGAGTTCCCGGGAGCCCTCCCGCCAACTCCGCTGGTTCTCCGCACGATTCCCGGGGGTTCCGGCCCTGTTGCTTTCCGAGCATCAAACCCGGGAACTCCGCGACGGAGAGATCCGTGTACACCCCGTCGGCGATTACCTTGCCGGCCTGGCCCTCTGA
- a CDS encoding MBL fold metallo-hydrolase yields MPFPRLVAALVLIPAFCAAAAAQGGPRLSKLGEWGTGPYQDVQVVGNYAYCAALGAGMDILDVSSPAAPVKVAGVSTRNPTHGLCISGNYAYLAEDEGGLRIVNILDPLHPQVMSSLGDIWDARDVFVSGQYAYVAAWGLHVVDISNPLSPVRKAWFETGSELLDVFVAGSYAYVVQPQGFRIIDVSNPANPVQASALLTDGETSGVWVAGGLAYLADPNEYLILNVSNPYAPTEVYHEIQIDGNPKGVFVEGTTVYLADDDLSVFDASNPSTFHKIGGAATPGTARRVWVAGGKAYVADTTHGLQIYSVSNPAAPSALGGWNFSGQSHDLFLSGGKVYWAHDSGGLRIMDAADPAALVQLARYEKHNAIIPQDLDYMRGVHVAGNTAYVLTAGNTITEFLCLNVTNPAAPSLTGQTPVPAWACDTVTASGGTAVLTDDGNGMKALDVSNPAAPGIIGTYTALGTLNHACWGGAYLYVVNHDGLYALNMTNPASPTVAGHWETVDDVEGVFVLGNRAFLAIGEVGLKIVDVTNPAAMTVIGSLDTSGQAHRVFADDRYAYVADGTAGVKVIDISTPSAPFLVDANETYDARDVAVESGIVYLADGASGRLVTYEFAEKLEAWMPHVAPNYGWQTTLVIDNGGDQPCKAMIELYENGATVSSQALTVPAGRQASVPLLAGTCAHVVYSGSRVVVKEAFVSSENGIAEFEVDGATHTTLHYLLPNYDAANLSWMGLAAFNPDDTDATATFEAYDANGVLLGSGTHVIGRRNTFVRFIDAVVTGVDFRQVARIKASSSQPLCGLNISGFNTERLLFTRAQSAAPGGLLYMSHMGDDPNALANRLVFDNTGTVQVQASVRLYRSGALLRQLPVTVNGGRTVVLDLNASSSADMPDCGTVDAGGGFTFVRQSFTHKTEKGTAEFLLTGSAATQLTYNYPGYVAGRVQWMGLAVYNPSDSDITLSLTAVKNGAVVAANTVPLGARSRLAMMLEYLFPGHTFQEIERVIVSCPTANLAGINISGYGVSRLLFTPAFRTGVRAPDPGLDTFLGTIHKIYHAGFWVMYEGKTLYFDPINLPLLVSRKADVIFLTHPHPDHLVVADLAKIVKAGTVIVTPTAGLGYLSQFPNLRAVTPDGVYEAAGIPFRTVAAYNQPGAGGTHYKALGFVGYRLQLGAYSLYHAGDTDFVPEMLGLQPSVALLPVGGAPQVMTPAKAADAARALPADVVIPMHYDLAGSAFDAEELEDLLTGQVRVVIKPNEAP; encoded by the coding sequence ATGCCGTTCCCTCGCCTCGTCGCCGCGCTGGTCCTGATCCCGGCCTTCTGCGCCGCCGCCGCCGCCCAGGGCGGCCCCCGCCTCTCCAAGCTCGGGGAGTGGGGGACCGGCCCTTACCAGGACGTGCAGGTCGTCGGAAACTACGCCTACTGCGCCGCCCTGGGCGCGGGGATGGACATCCTCGACGTCTCCAGCCCCGCCGCGCCCGTCAAGGTGGCCGGCGTGTCGACCCGCAACCCCACCCACGGGCTCTGCATCAGCGGCAACTACGCCTACCTGGCCGAGGACGAGGGGGGGCTGCGCATCGTCAACATCCTCGACCCGCTCCACCCCCAGGTGATGTCGAGCCTGGGCGACATCTGGGATGCACGGGACGTCTTCGTCTCGGGCCAGTACGCCTACGTGGCGGCGTGGGGTCTCCACGTGGTGGACATCAGCAACCCGCTCTCCCCCGTCCGGAAGGCGTGGTTCGAGACCGGGAGCGAACTCCTGGACGTCTTCGTGGCGGGCTCGTACGCCTACGTGGTGCAGCCCCAGGGCTTCCGCATCATCGACGTCTCGAACCCCGCCAACCCCGTCCAGGCCTCCGCCCTCCTGACGGACGGGGAAACCTCCGGCGTCTGGGTGGCGGGCGGACTGGCCTACCTCGCCGACCCCAACGAGTACCTGATCCTCAACGTATCCAACCCCTACGCCCCCACCGAGGTCTACCACGAGATCCAGATCGACGGGAACCCCAAGGGCGTCTTCGTGGAGGGGACCACCGTCTACCTGGCCGACGACGACCTCTCGGTCTTCGACGCGTCGAACCCGTCGACCTTTCACAAGATCGGCGGCGCCGCCACGCCGGGGACCGCCCGCCGGGTCTGGGTGGCGGGCGGCAAGGCCTACGTCGCCGACACCACCCACGGGCTCCAGATCTACAGCGTGTCCAACCCGGCGGCCCCGTCGGCCCTCGGGGGGTGGAACTTCTCGGGGCAGTCCCACGACCTCTTCCTCTCCGGGGGCAAGGTCTACTGGGCCCACGACAGCGGGGGCCTGCGGATCATGGACGCCGCCGACCCGGCCGCCCTGGTCCAGCTGGCGCGCTACGAGAAGCACAATGCCATCATCCCCCAGGACCTGGACTACATGCGCGGGGTCCATGTGGCGGGGAACACGGCTTACGTCCTGACCGCCGGAAACACCATCACCGAGTTCCTCTGCCTGAACGTGACCAACCCCGCCGCCCCTTCACTGACAGGGCAGACCCCCGTCCCGGCCTGGGCGTGCGACACCGTGACGGCCAGCGGGGGCACCGCCGTCCTCACCGACGACGGCAACGGCATGAAGGCGCTGGACGTCTCCAACCCCGCCGCCCCCGGCATCATCGGCACCTACACGGCCCTGGGGACCCTCAACCACGCCTGCTGGGGCGGGGCCTACCTCTACGTGGTGAACCACGACGGCCTGTATGCCCTCAACATGACCAACCCGGCCAGCCCCACCGTCGCCGGCCACTGGGAGACCGTCGACGACGTGGAAGGGGTCTTCGTCCTGGGCAACCGGGCCTTCCTGGCCATCGGGGAGGTGGGCCTCAAGATCGTGGACGTCACGAACCCGGCCGCCATGACCGTCATCGGGTCCCTGGACACGTCGGGGCAGGCCCACCGGGTCTTCGCGGACGACCGCTACGCTTACGTGGCCGACGGGACGGCCGGGGTGAAGGTGATCGACATCTCCACCCCCTCGGCGCCCTTCCTGGTGGACGCCAACGAGACCTACGACGCCCGGGACGTGGCGGTGGAGAGCGGGATCGTCTACCTGGCCGACGGCGCGAGCGGGAGGCTGGTCACCTACGAGTTCGCCGAAAAGCTGGAGGCGTGGATGCCCCACGTGGCCCCCAACTACGGCTGGCAGACCACCCTCGTCATCGACAACGGCGGCGATCAGCCCTGCAAGGCCATGATCGAACTTTACGAGAACGGGGCGACGGTGTCCTCCCAGGCCCTGACCGTGCCCGCCGGGCGGCAGGCCAGTGTCCCGCTTCTGGCGGGGACCTGCGCCCACGTGGTCTACAGCGGCAGCCGGGTGGTGGTGAAGGAGGCCTTCGTCAGCTCCGAGAACGGCATCGCCGAGTTCGAGGTGGACGGCGCCACCCACACCACCCTCCACTACCTCCTGCCCAACTACGACGCCGCCAACCTGAGCTGGATGGGCCTCGCGGCCTTCAACCCCGACGACACCGACGCCACGGCCACCTTCGAGGCCTACGACGCCAACGGGGTCCTGCTGGGCTCGGGCACCCACGTCATCGGCCGACGCAACACCTTCGTCCGCTTCATCGACGCCGTGGTCACCGGCGTGGACTTCCGGCAGGTGGCCCGCATCAAGGCCAGCTCCAGCCAACCCCTCTGCGGCCTCAACATCTCCGGCTTCAACACGGAGCGGCTCCTCTTCACCCGCGCCCAGAGCGCCGCCCCCGGCGGGCTGCTTTACATGTCCCACATGGGCGACGACCCGAACGCCTTGGCCAACCGTCTGGTCTTCGACAACACGGGGACCGTCCAGGTCCAGGCCAGCGTCCGTCTCTACCGCTCCGGGGCACTCCTGCGCCAGCTCCCGGTGACGGTCAACGGCGGCCGGACGGTGGTGCTGGACCTCAACGCCTCCTCGTCCGCGGACATGCCCGACTGCGGCACCGTGGACGCCGGCGGCGGCTTCACCTTCGTCCGCCAGAGCTTTACCCACAAGACGGAGAAGGGGACCGCCGAGTTCCTGCTCACCGGCAGCGCCGCCACCCAGCTGACCTACAACTACCCGGGCTACGTGGCGGGGCGGGTCCAGTGGATGGGGCTGGCCGTCTACAACCCCTCCGACAGCGACATCACCCTGAGCCTGACGGCGGTGAAGAACGGGGCGGTGGTCGCCGCCAACACGGTGCCGCTGGGCGCCCGCTCCCGCCTGGCCATGATGCTGGAGTATCTCTTCCCCGGCCACACCTTCCAGGAGATCGAGCGGGTGATCGTCTCCTGCCCCACCGCCAACCTGGCGGGGATCAACATCTCGGGATACGGCGTCAGCCGGCTCCTCTTCACCCCCGCCTTCCGGACGGGCGTCCGGGCGCCCGACCCCGGCCTCGACACCTTCCTGGGGACCATCCACAAGATCTACCACGCGGGGTTCTGGGTGATGTACGAGGGGAAGACCCTCTACTTCGACCCCATCAACCTTCCCCTCCTGGTGTCCCGGAAAGCCGACGTGATTTTCCTCACCCACCCCCACCCCGACCACCTCGTCGTGGCGGACCTGGCGAAGATCGTGAAGGCCGGCACCGTCATCGTGACGCCCACCGCGGGCCTGGGTTACCTCTCCCAGTTCCCCAATCTCAGGGCGGTGACGCCCGACGGGGTCTACGAGGCGGCGGGGATCCCCTTCCGGACCGTGGCCGCCTACAACCAGCCCGGCGCCGGCGGGACCCACTACAAGGCCCTGGGCTTCGTGGGGTACCGCCTGCAGCTGGGGGCCTACAGCCTCTACCACGCCGGCGACACCGACTTCGTCCCCGAGATGCTGGGGTTGCAGCCCTCGGTGGCCCTGCTGCCCGTGGGGGGCGCCCCCCAGGTGATGACCCCGGCCAAGGCGGCGGATGCCGCGAGAGCCCTCCCGGCCGACGTCGTCATCCCCATGCATTACGACCTGGCGGGCAGCGCCTTCGATGCCGAGGAACTGGAAGACCTTCTGACCGGCCAGGTGCGGGTGGTCATCAAGCCGAACGAGGCGCCGTGA
- a CDS encoding DUF4160 domain-containing protein: MPVISRFYGILIKMYFKEHGIAHFHAIYGEYNGVFDLQSLEMMEGDLPPRAEKLVREWASRYQKDLLDMWTTQQFRQLPGLE, from the coding sequence ATGCCGGTCATTTCGCGTTTCTACGGGATATTGATAAAGATGTACTTCAAGGAGCATGGGATCGCCCATTTCCATGCCATCTACGGGGAATACAACGGAGTATTCGATCTTCAGTCCCTCGAGATGATGGAAGGCGACCTCCCCCCGCGGGCCGAAAAACTGGTCCGGGAATGGGCTTCGCGTTATCAGAAGGATCTCCTGGACATGTGGACCACGCAGCAGTTCCGGCAACTTCCGGGATTGGAGTGA
- a CDS encoding DUF2442 domain-containing protein: MSTCPKVKSVTPLPGKRLLITFVTEERRIYDCTPLLDEAPFSPLRDEAFFRQVREDAAGYGVAWSDTVDLSESELWLHGTTETSS; the protein is encoded by the coding sequence ATGAGTACCTGCCCCAAGGTCAAATCGGTGACTCCGCTCCCCGGCAAACGGCTTCTCATTACCTTCGTCACGGAGGAGCGCCGCATCTACGACTGCACGCCGCTTCTTGACGAGGCACCGTTCTCCCCGCTGAGGGACGAGGCCTTCTTCCGGCAGGTCCGCGAGGACGCCGCGGGTTACGGCGTCGCCTGGAGTGACACGGTCGACCTCAGCGAGTCGGAACTCTGGCTCCACGGGACCACGGAAACATCGTCCTGA
- a CDS encoding tetratricopeptide repeat protein yields MPQNIVETGVNPCSVCGSGPEPGYTASLCRSCRRDLSMRPFPLWVKGFCLLTLLLLAYSLVQLPSVVKANIAFERGQSAEKQKRFRTASREYGVAAEHFPDCTEILARQYISLFRAGRFEEASAIIEKIGGRKEENSALVGEVNRVSTRLTALTTPHPDFEKFAKDHEKDDRATIRSALRVYVSGHPYDVLATSALASLDFDAADYEDAEWCLSDVLTANPDHREGLLLLAAARRERKDYENALDLCRKVLDMDAEAIDAYAAMVRIELKRHRDPEALSIARKALALDPEAGEAQEALAMALHYNGLFRERDDVYRRFQANPSGYVVHEIPRTPGQSIWIGVGPFFLNTVVGAFIAAPSSIAAFQIPHDHLVVESRVDDLRPRHPEAFSADRTHGAS; encoded by the coding sequence ATGCCCCAGAACATTGTAGAAACCGGTGTGAACCCTTGCTCGGTCTGCGGTTCCGGGCCGGAACCCGGGTACACCGCCTCGCTGTGCCGGTCCTGCCGCCGCGACCTCTCCATGCGTCCCTTCCCCTTGTGGGTCAAGGGTTTCTGCCTTCTCACCCTCCTCCTGCTGGCCTACTCGCTGGTGCAGCTGCCCTCGGTGGTGAAGGCCAACATCGCCTTCGAGCGGGGGCAGAGCGCGGAGAAACAGAAGCGCTTCCGGACGGCGTCCCGCGAATACGGCGTCGCGGCCGAGCATTTCCCCGACTGCACCGAGATCCTGGCCCGGCAGTACATCTCGCTCTTCCGGGCGGGGCGTTTCGAGGAGGCATCGGCCATCATCGAAAAGATCGGGGGCCGAAAGGAGGAAAACTCCGCCCTGGTCGGCGAGGTCAACAGGGTCTCCACGAGACTGACGGCCCTGACCACCCCGCATCCCGATTTCGAGAAATTCGCCAAGGACCACGAGAAGGACGACCGCGCAACCATCCGCTCGGCACTGAGGGTCTACGTCTCGGGCCACCCCTATGACGTCCTGGCGACATCGGCCCTCGCCAGCCTGGATTTCGACGCCGCCGACTACGAGGACGCGGAGTGGTGTCTGTCCGACGTCCTGACGGCCAACCCGGATCACCGGGAGGGTCTGCTGCTCCTGGCGGCGGCACGGCGGGAAAGGAAGGACTACGAAAACGCACTCGACCTGTGCCGCAAGGTCCTGGACATGGACGCGGAAGCCATCGACGCCTATGCCGCCATGGTCCGGATCGAGCTGAAGCGGCACCGGGACCCGGAAGCGCTCTCGATCGCCCGCAAGGCCCTGGCGCTGGACCCCGAGGCCGGCGAGGCCCAGGAAGCCCTGGCCATGGCCCTCCACTACAACGGCCTGTTCAGGGAGCGGGACGATGTCTATCGCCGGTTCCAGGCCAACCCGTCGGGTTACGTGGTCCACGAGATCCCCCGGACGCCCGGCCAGAGCATCTGGATCGGGGTGGGCCCCTTTTTCCTGAACACGGTGGTCGGGGCGTTCATCGCCGCACCCTCGTCAATCGCCGCGTTCCAGATTCCCCACGATCACCTCGTCGTCGAAAGCCGCGTGGATGACCTTCGGCCCCGCCACCCCGAAGCGTTCTCCGCTGATCGAACCCATGGCGCCTCCTGA
- a CDS encoding DoxX family protein: protein MKKAKSIWAWCGARRFPRLEDAGLLVLRIWLGFGMLALHGSGKLLKLQSGNFAFPDPLGVGPFVSLSLAVFAEVLCAAFLALGLLTRAVAVPLVVTMSVAFFSVHGGVLKGEGNGELAFVYLAGFVALFFTGPGRYSLDNTLRKSKGD from the coding sequence ATGAAAAAGGCGAAGTCGATCTGGGCCTGGTGCGGCGCCAGGCGATTCCCCCGGCTGGAGGACGCGGGGCTTTTGGTCCTGAGGATCTGGCTGGGCTTCGGGATGCTGGCCCTGCACGGGTCCGGCAAACTCCTCAAGCTGCAGTCGGGCAACTTCGCCTTCCCCGACCCGCTCGGAGTCGGCCCGTTCGTGAGCCTTTCCCTGGCGGTGTTCGCGGAAGTCCTCTGCGCGGCCTTCCTCGCACTCGGTCTCCTGACCCGCGCGGTGGCCGTCCCCCTGGTCGTCACCATGTCCGTGGCGTTCTTCTCGGTCCACGGCGGGGTGCTCAAGGGGGAAGGAAACGGCGAGCTGGCCTTCGTCTACCTCGCCGGCTTCGTGGCCCTCTTCTTCACCGGCCCCGGCCGCTACTCACTGGACAACACCCTCCGGAAAAGCAAGGGGGATTAG
- a CDS encoding 23S rRNA (pseudouridine(1915)-N(3))-methyltransferase RlmH, translating into MIDVLTIGRMKNAHLASLAEDYLGRIARFAPCRHRALRESRHRDENRSGRAILEEEGRHFLEALEKGAFCVLLDREGRSMSSEAFSRVLDERAGGSGRQTAFLIGGFLGVSGEVRQRADLVLSLSPMTFPHEMALVLLLEQIFRGFTILNRIAYHK; encoded by the coding sequence ATGATCGACGTCCTGACCATCGGCAGGATGAAAAATGCGCACCTGGCCTCCCTGGCGGAGGATTACCTGGGCCGGATCGCCCGTTTCGCACCCTGCCGGCACCGGGCGCTCCGGGAGTCCCGTCACCGGGACGAGAACCGCAGTGGTCGGGCCATTCTCGAGGAAGAAGGCCGGCACTTCCTGGAGGCCCTGGAGAAGGGCGCTTTCTGTGTCCTCCTGGACCGGGAGGGCCGCTCGATGAGCTCAGAAGCCTTCAGCAGGGTCCTGGACGAGCGGGCAGGCGGGTCGGGCCGTCAGACGGCGTTCCTGATCGGGGGGTTCCTGGGGGTTTCAGGGGAGGTCCGGCAGCGCGCCGACCTGGTGCTCTCGCTCTCGCCCATGACCTTCCCGCACGAGATGGCACTGGTCCTGCTGCTGGAGCAGATTTTCCGGGGTTTCACGATCCTGAACCGCATTGCGTATCACAAGTAA
- a CDS encoding TraR/DksA family transcriptional regulator, with the protein MPLKKKELDKFMKLLMDKRAELMDSVQRSESSGREVNDEPSDLADIASSAYNKEFLFNKSNADRHTLRLINDAIARIDRGRYGRCQFCGVSVEPKRLEIVPWARYCVKCQERKEKGSLRE; encoded by the coding sequence ATGCCGCTGAAGAAAAAGGAGTTGGACAAGTTCATGAAGCTCCTCATGGACAAGCGGGCCGAACTGATGGATAGCGTTCAGCGGTCCGAGTCTTCGGGGCGCGAAGTCAACGACGAGCCGAGCGACCTGGCGGACATCGCCTCCAGCGCCTACAACAAGGAGTTCCTCTTCAACAAGAGCAACGCCGACCGGCATACTCTCCGGCTCATCAACGACGCCATCGCCCGCATCGACCGCGGCCGCTACGGGCGCTGCCAGTTCTGTGGCGTCAGCGTCGAGCCGAAGCGGCTGGAGATCGTCCCCTGGGCGCGCTACTGCGTCAAGTGCCAGGAGAGGAAGGAGAAGGGGTCTCTCCGGGAATAG